The nucleotide sequence GAGTGGAGTTTAGGGCTTTTTTCGTTGCTTTGGGGCTTGGTCAACTTGTTTGACTTCGCGATCGGTGTATTTCTGTAGTGAATTGATCTTTAACTTCCTCGTTTGGTTCTCTGAGAATTCAGATCTCCTGCTTCGTGCCTTGTCTGTTCTTTGTGGGCTGGCGAAAGAGTAATTATCGCTTGTTTCTCGTgatatgcttgtgtgtatgtataaCCAATTAGTTTGGTACATAGTGGTGTTGGCGTAATCGAGGAGGTGCTCGAACGGTTTGACTGTTCCTACGGACAACTGCAATAGGTTGTTGGAGCGATTTGTTTGGGGGAAGATTTATGGGTTGTTTTTGTCTAGATCAGGAATTATTACTTGGATTGTAAAAAAGCTCCTTGAATTGATGATATAAGAAGAAGTCCTTCCAGATAATCATCTTATCTGGTTGCAACCTGTGTTTGTGATGACTGGTGTAAAATAAACTAGTGATCCATTTGCTTGCGCATTCCTGGAGGAGTGTATATATGCACATGTGTATATTCATCTTACTCCTTAAAATTGTAGCTATTTCTATGCAGAGCTGATTGTGGTATTTGATGCAACTTCTCTGTCGTCAATACTTTGATTCTACCGTCCTTGTTGACATCATTTTATTACCAGGAACAACCAGGCTGGGGAAAAACATCAGGACAGTCGAACTATGGTGGGGGTACATTTTATACGACAACTGtaagttaattttatcttttcttctagAAATCTAGTAGCAATTGCATGATTTTCTCTTTTGTCAAGTTATATGTTGTTGCTTTAGTTTACTGTGATTTCGTGTACTGGTGTGAGCAGACTGGGTTGATTTGTTTGTTAGCTTTTGCATGTCAGTTTTTCCTCAAGTAGAGAGAAGGCTAGAGATGTTGGaaaatgttttgagttttagaCAGGAGGATTCTGTCTCGTTTGACATTTGACCTTCATTCAtctatgtattttttttcactATCCTTTCATTTTGACGATGGGTTGCAATTTTGCATACAAGCAATTACTGCATTATTAAAGGTGAGTGACAGTGAATTGACTTGAAGCTGAAAGACTGACACTTGATGCTAAGGAGTTGGCCTACAAAGTCTTTGCTTCTGGATAATCTTTTGATGCTATTGGTGATGCGATTCACTGACTTTTATCAGCGAATCATGCATTTATTCAAGTgtatttcaaattcttttttattGCAAATAAATTCCTCAAATACTTGTATTGGCTAAATCCATGTATAATTAGTTGAGTACACTCATTGATTCTACTCCCACGGTATCTATCACAAAACTTCAGTcctaattcaaaaaaataagatcgAGTTGTCCTATGATGATACTTTTATGTATTGGATGTGTTATTCCATTTCTCTTTCTATTCATTCATCATTTGTCAATCCATTCATGATACTGATAGAAGGAACTTCattgacacacacacacacacacagtcaAGAAATTTATCAGTTGCTCTGCTCTTTCTGCTTTCCTGATAGTTAATACTTTTTAAGAGGCAAGCTAAAAACCTGATTGTGGAGATCTACAAGCTTATGTATTTTTATGGACTTTCAGAGCAATATTCCAGATCGGGTGTGTGTGTGGTTGGTGTAAGTATCATAATAATCTGCCTTTTATCACATGTTTTCATTAGTTTCTGTGGTTAtccatgcacacacacacacacacacagagtcAAGAAATTTATCAATTGCTCTGCTCTTTCTGCTTTCCTGATAGTTAATACTTTTTAAGAGGCAAGCTAAAAACCTGATTGTGGAGATCTACAagcttatatatttttatggaCTTTCAGAGCAATATTCCAGATCGGGTGTGTGTGTGGTTGGTGTAAGTATCATAATAATCTGCCTTTTATCACATGTTTTCATTAGTTTCTGTGGTTATCCATGCCATTATGCCACTGTTGTCAATACCATACTGGACAAGTTACCAAATTTGTTATCGATATAATATAGTACCATACTGGGTACtattttagaaatattgttataaatgtatcaattttatatattataaaaaaacatGTACAATTATAATGTTTCTTTTATACAAAATGACATTATAGAAACATACAAAATCATCATTATTATGAGGAGTTGTTCTAAACAACATTTTAATGTAATAGCATCAGAACATAACAATACCATCATTAAAGAAAACAtcataagaagaaaaataaactaATATAAACCATAACTGCTATGGATCCTATTCTCACTGAGGGCTGCCTCAATATAAAATGAGCGAGCAATCTGATCTACACTCATGGGAAGCAGTTCCACCAATGAGAACCGAGTATTAAAATCACACAATCCAATCCAATCATTAACTTCACATCTCCATTGTTGACCTCATTTCAGAAAACATATCCTAACTATTTGCTCACCATCCAATATTCTTGGCAGGAAGCACAAAGGTAAATCGTAACCACTGTCTGATTTGATTTCCGTAACCCATGGCTGAGCCAGTATTCATCCATCTGCTTCGTTTCTCCCAAAATCTTTGGTGGTCAGATTTTCAATTTATTACTGGTTGGAGTCGTTACCCGTGGAACTTTGTGGGATGATTTTCAGTTTGTTTTCGATTGGACAAATGCTATTGCTGTACCACTGTGATATCTGTCAGTACTGTCTGTACTGCCGGTATCAAGTGGTATGTTAACTGGAAAGAAACACTGTGATACCATCAGTATTGTCTGTTACTGCTGGTATCAACTTATTTTAACTGGAACGAAACAGCCAACATTTAGTGCCAGATTCCTTACGGTATAGTACCACTGGTACAGAATGGGCTTCACAACTGTGATCCATGCTTTAGATGGTTatgttgtttcttttattttgttctacttaaTGCTTCTTTGCTATGCTACTTCAATGGTGACTTTATGTTCTTGCACCTTTTAGTATATGCAAGCATTTCTGTTAACATTGAGTGGTTTGGTTTCTTTCAATTTGCATATGCCCCCCTTTTTAGACTTAAAATCTTTTGTTCTCCCCTTTATTTGCAGAATCCAACTTCGAGGCTTTCTCCTCTTCCTCCTGAGCCTGTAGATTTCAGTTATGACCGCAGTGCCCCTCCAGTTGATATTCCTCTTGATACAGCTGCGGTGGGTCAACTTTTATAATTAGGTGGTTGCTAGTCTACATTAGGGTGGTTGTATTTCTTTATATACATTTTTTCAGTCTTATAATTACGGTGTTTCTGAATTTAggatttgagaaagaaagaaaaggagctGCAAGCTAAGGAGGCTGAATTAAGAAAGAGGGAACAGGTACTACAGCTGGAACTTTCAACTTTGGTTATACATGAACACTTCATGAGATACTGGGTCACCTATATCCCTTTGCTGTATGTGGATTTCTTTCCATTTCACTGTTTCTGATGCCCTGGTGATGCTGTTTTGTGGTTGAAGTGGAAGCTCAGGCCCATCTTGGATTTCTATAGGATCTAGATGATTCTTTCATACATTTCATCAAGCAAATTTTTCTAGAGGAAAAAATGTGAACTCTTAGCTGACTTTTGTCACATGATATATCTTTATCGTATCATGATTgaatatttttcagatttttttttattgagatATCTACCTGGCATCTCCTTTTGTAATGCTTATAACCATTTTCCACAAGTGTCGATGCTTGAAAGTGATATGAGGTGACCCAGTCAATAACAGCGATTACTTGGGTGTTGGCATGTCTGTTGATATTCAGAGATGCATTTGAGATCTATTTAGTCAAGACTCTTCTATggaaattatttaaacatattaggAAATTTCCTTTGGCAATAAATAGAGATAATTGACGAGCTAGAATTTATGTTGCAGCTGACCCCACCTGGTGGGGTTAAGACTGATATGTCATTGTATTAGTAAATTTCCTTGCAATCAGATGAATATTACCCGTATTGTTGTTTTATTGAACCATGCAGGATGTGAGACGGAAAGAAGAGGCAGCAGCCCGAGGTACTCCATAGTTCTCTGCTATACTTTATTCCTTTGTTATCATATATTATGGTTGAGTACCTGTAGCATGTAGTCCTCTACAAGATCTAACTATCCAGTGTTTACTTTACATGAGAAGAATCGACCTTTCTTttggggtgggtgggtggggaAGCATCTATCTGTAAGACAGTTCAATTAATCCTTTTGgtagtttcttttttctttcatttcttccccCCTCTCATCTGTGAGGAATGATTGCGAGTGAGCCTCTGTAGCAACAGTAAGGTTCCTCTTTTGAGTTGTAGAAACAGGCTCTTTGCAAACCATCTACCTATATGTAAGGCAGTTCAAATTTATCCTTTTGgtagtttctttttttcttcctttcattcttcctccctccctccctccctctcttctcTTACTAATGATTGGGAgtgagccttggtagcaacaaTAAGGTTATTCTTTTGAGTTGgggaaacagcctctttgcaaagcaaggatATGCTGCTTACAAAAATGATCCTCCCCCCTTtgtggaaacagcctctttgaGAGAATGATTATAAGTTCCCCTTCTCACagaattattttcttctctttgattTGTTCCTTCATTTTAGCACCTGAATATCTTGTAGTTCTGCTTGGCAATATGAAAGTTGGggttcttatcttgtttttcctttGCAGCTGGTATTGTTCTTGAGGAGAAAAATTGGCCCCCATTTTTTCCGATCATCCATCATGACATTGCAAACGAAATACCTATTCATCTACAGAAATTGCAGTATGTTGCCTTCACAACATTGTTGGGTATGtcaatgttattattattaattttattttggggaAATCTTGTGGTCATTGAGGGTGAGTTTTGGTAGCAACCAGAAGGTTGCGCCTTTTGTGACTAGGAGATTACAAGTTTGAGTTATGGAAACAATGACCCTTCTTGGACACTCTAAAAGTGGAGAGCCTAGTGCACTGCAGAAAGATTTTTAAATGTTGTGTTCATTCTTTGCATCTGATAAATTTGTTATGTGCTAATTTTTGTACACATAAAATGTTGGATGTATTGAAGTGGGTTAAGATGGTAAACTTgtttgcaatttttttgttgttttgaaggGTTCATGATTCTTGCGATATCAacgtgtttttatttttgtcccATGGTATTCTTGTCCAGGATGTTACTGCAAGAATGCAGAACCCTACAAGTTTCCTGATCCTGAATATTGTATAATTTCAGCTGGTTCAAGATAGAGAAATTCTTGTGTAAAACCACCAAGTACCATGAAAATGTATCCTTcctctccctcattctctctGTGTGGGAGGTGGTTGGgaccaatttttcaaaatgaatgaatgCCAAATTTTACTTGAATATTCCTTTAGATGGATGCTTTCTTCTTAATTAACTATTTTCTATATAACCCTTTGCCTAATGTTTCTGTCCAAGATTTTTCTTTCTAGATCTACTAGCTATTGGGTTGCAATATTAAAACTTGACTGTGAGGCCTGATGGTCCCCTGTTTATATGAAAATCATATGGTTTTTAACGGGAGTTGCTTGAAAgtaaaaagtatatattttcttaatctcCTTAGCTATTCCATTTCCAGTTTCATGACTTGCTGAATCTCCTACTGCATCTGGTCAAACATTGTTACATTGGTAAAGTGAGTGCCTTTCCAAGCGGGataaaatatcttattttgtAGGGAAGTTTCATGTTTATATTTTAGATTGATATGATGGCTTATGCATGCTTGGGTGATTCTTTCCATTTGTATGTTTAAATTAGTCAGGGTGGTCCAAACTAATGGTGTATAAATGCTGATGGATGCAGGATTGTTTGGGTGTCTTCTATGGAATATTGTGGCTACTACTGCAGCATGGATTAAAGGGGAAGGTTTGTAAGCAAAAAAATGATGTTCTAGTCTGTGGTTTGTTAATAATGTTATAGTCTGTTGTTTATTTCTTTACTGATACATTTTGTTATTACTGTTGGACCTTGTCCTGTATTCATGGTTCTGCTTGTCTTGCTGTAGGTGTAAAAATTTGGTTTCTTGCTATTATATACTTCATATCCGGGGTCCCACTGGCATATGTCTTGTGGTATCGTCCATTATATCGTGCCTTTAGGTACTAATTTCTATGTTCTTGAATTTGTATttgttaatcttttttttttccagtgcATAAATTTGTATTTGTTAGTCATTGTTGAACAAATTGATCCTATCTGAATCTGGACTGTATGGGAGATCTATGAAATGGCGAAGCTGCGAACATGGTGGATTGATAAGATGGAACTTCGCCAATGTGAATATATTGTTATCTGGTGCCTGGGCTATGGATTGGATAAGCTTGGATGCAataatcttttcttctttcatgaagattttatattaaatgaaaGATttgccaaaaagaaaaaagataccTTAATTGGTATGGTGGAGCTTTATCATGTCATGGATCTCTTGTACAACAGCTATCTTGTGATTCTGACCTGTGGTTATGTCATGAACTGGTTGCTATCCCTCTAGTTAATACTGTTATCCATATTTCAGGAAAGAAAGTGCCTTGAAGTTTGGGtggtttttccttttctatttggTAAGATTTCATGTGCTATAGTCTGTCCTGCTATATCTTCTTGTAATGGAGAATGCCTTACTTATCTATTGGGCACTATGTATAGGTTCATATTGGGTTCTGCATATTTGCTGCTGTTGCTCCTCCAATAGTTTTCAAAGGGAAATCTCTCACGTAAGTTCTCTCTCAAGTTCTATCTTCCTAATTAAGGTCATACATTAAGCAATTTTCTTTGGGACTTTCTTGACTAGCTCAGTTTTAAAACAGA is from Diospyros lotus cultivar Yz01 chromosome 2, ASM1463336v1, whole genome shotgun sequence and encodes:
- the LOC127796070 gene encoding secretory carrier-associated membrane protein 3-like, encoding MAGRYDRNPFDEEEEVNPFAEQPGWGKTSGQSNYGGGTFYTTTNPTSRLSPLPPEPVDFSYDRSAPPVDIPLDTAADLRKKEKELQAKEAELRKREQDVRRKEEAAARAGIVLEEKNWPPFFPIIHHDIANEIPIHLQKLQYVAFTTLLGLFGCLLWNIVATTAAWIKGEGVKIWFLAIIYFISGVPLAYVLWYRPLYRAFRKESALKFGWFFLFYLVHIGFCIFAAVAPPIVFKGKSLTGILPAVDVISDHLIVGIFYFIGFGLFCLEVVLSIWVIQQVYMYFRGSGKAAELKREAARGVVRAAM